One part of the bacterium genome encodes these proteins:
- the ychF gene encoding redox-regulated ATPase YchF, with protein MQLGIVGFPKTGKTTLFNLLTHSHEATDKFSKSSEAHLAICQVPDERLQKLTGLFSPKKKTPATVQFVDVPGVTHQEGSADLNLTRLKEVAALIHVVRAFEDEEIPHPEGSVDGERDLASFDLELIFADLELVERRIERLEKNRKRGLSPDERLELELLLESIKPALENETPLRQVELAEADEKRLRGFQLLSAKPLLVVWNVSEGDLGVEAPHAGAHVRTVVMSLPIEEEISELPEDEQREFLAELGLEEPSLVRAIRASYELLGLISFFTVGEDECRAWTIREGTIAQKAAGTIHSDLDRGFIRAEVVAWDKLLEHGSMAKCREVGVLRLEGKEYAVQDGEIMHVRFNV; from the coding sequence ATGCAACTAGGCATCGTCGGCTTTCCCAAAACCGGAAAGACCACCCTCTTCAACCTGCTGACGCACTCACACGAGGCGACGGACAAGTTCTCGAAGAGCTCGGAGGCTCACCTGGCCATCTGCCAGGTGCCCGACGAGCGGCTGCAGAAGCTCACGGGGCTCTTCAGCCCGAAGAAGAAGACCCCGGCGACGGTCCAGTTCGTGGACGTCCCGGGCGTAACTCACCAGGAGGGCTCGGCCGATTTGAATCTCACCCGCCTCAAGGAGGTCGCCGCCCTGATTCATGTGGTGCGGGCCTTCGAGGACGAGGAGATTCCGCACCCGGAGGGCTCGGTCGACGGCGAGCGAGATCTCGCGTCCTTCGACCTGGAGCTCATCTTCGCCGACCTCGAGCTGGTCGAGCGGCGGATCGAGCGGCTGGAGAAGAATCGGAAGCGCGGACTTTCGCCGGACGAGAGACTCGAGCTCGAACTGCTCCTCGAGAGCATCAAGCCCGCGCTCGAGAACGAGACTCCGCTCCGACAGGTCGAGCTGGCCGAAGCGGACGAGAAGCGCCTGCGCGGCTTTCAGCTGCTGTCGGCCAAGCCGCTCCTCGTGGTCTGGAACGTCAGCGAGGGCGACCTGGGAGTCGAGGCGCCCCATGCCGGCGCCCACGTGCGAACCGTTGTCATGAGCCTGCCGATCGAAGAGGAGATCTCGGAGCTTCCCGAGGACGAGCAGAGGGAGTTTCTAGCGGAGCTCGGCCTTGAAGAGCCCAGCCTCGTACGGGCGATTCGCGCCAGCTACGAGCTTCTCGGACTGATCTCGTTCTTCACCGTCGGCGAAGACGAGTGCCGAGCCTGGACCATCCGCGAAGGCACAATCGCTCAGAAAGCCGCGGGCACCATCCACTCCGATCTCGACCGCGGCTTCATTCGCGCCGAGGTGGTCGCATGGGACAAGCTCCTCGAGCACGGCTCGATGGCCAAGTGTCGCGAGGTGGGAGTCCTGAGGCTGGAGGGCAAGGAGTACGCAGTTCAGGACGGTGAGATCATGCACGTCCGCTTCAACGTGTAG
- the pbpC gene encoding penicillin-binding protein 1C: MKWGLGCVAAGALGALVLELTTLAGLRPLPETLEVRAGVAPRAQILDRGGLPLTRTFDNKWNLHDAVPLHAVPELLRSAFIEAEDQRFFEHDGVDWKARFHAVVQNLRARRAVRGASTITEQVVRMLHDRKRTVWSRWLEGFEAQRLERSFSKGEILEFYLNQVPYARRRRGVVQAARDYFDRDLETLNEAEQLALVVLVRSPSRFDLKRSQDGVLPRLKSLAARMHEAGLLEAEAVERTQRSALALSEPEIEVRAPHFVQAVRDRAEPEEAIRVGTTLDGALQSRVRKILESQIAVLAERQVSDGAALIVNHRADEVLAWVNAGAFEAEAAGSQIDAVLTPRQPGSTLKPFVYALALEQGWTAATVIDDAPFKRPVGRGQHAFRNYSRRFYGPVRLRSALGNSLNIPAVRAAAEVTPAALLARLQALGFESLDRHPDFYGEGLALGNGEVSLLELVSAYAILARGGLYRSFRLTRGDAEPRAERQVFDREVSSLIADILSDPEARRLEFSANGVLSFPTPTAVKTGTSNDYRDAWAVGFSDRYTAGVWMGNLDLREMQGVSGAQGPAVVLRAIFSELERESEQKSLYLSPKLGRAAICSESGSRPAPSCPTTTEWFRPGRVPLDICALHRADSLEATRLAELPTTVDPSIRDTGSSREAVERESVRVWLAQPSPGLNLAQDPRIPDDMEAFPFEISGKARITRIEWLVDGIAAGKTGPDERRFLWPLAAGRHEAQARVWTGAAADPVVTAPVAFYVR; this comes from the coding sequence ATGAAGTGGGGCCTTGGCTGCGTCGCCGCCGGTGCCCTTGGAGCTCTGGTCCTGGAGCTGACGACTCTCGCCGGGCTGCGACCTCTTCCCGAGACCTTGGAGGTTCGGGCAGGAGTCGCACCTCGCGCCCAGATTCTGGATCGCGGTGGGTTGCCGTTGACTCGTACGTTCGACAACAAGTGGAATCTCCACGACGCGGTGCCGCTTCACGCCGTGCCGGAGCTTCTGCGCAGCGCCTTCATCGAAGCGGAGGACCAGCGCTTTTTCGAGCACGACGGAGTGGACTGGAAGGCCCGGTTTCACGCGGTTGTGCAGAATCTGCGTGCCCGCCGAGCGGTTCGCGGCGCGAGCACGATTACCGAGCAGGTCGTGCGAATGCTCCATGACCGCAAACGAACCGTCTGGTCCCGCTGGCTGGAGGGCTTCGAGGCCCAGCGCCTCGAGCGGAGCTTCTCCAAGGGGGAGATACTCGAGTTCTACCTGAACCAGGTTCCCTACGCCCGCCGCCGCCGAGGTGTCGTTCAGGCGGCCCGAGACTATTTCGACCGTGATCTCGAGACTCTGAACGAGGCTGAGCAACTGGCGCTGGTGGTCCTGGTTCGAAGTCCGAGCCGGTTCGACCTCAAGCGCTCCCAGGACGGCGTTCTACCACGGCTCAAAAGCCTCGCCGCGAGGATGCACGAGGCGGGCTTGCTCGAGGCGGAGGCGGTCGAGCGAACGCAACGGAGCGCCCTCGCGCTTTCCGAGCCCGAGATCGAGGTGCGGGCTCCGCATTTCGTTCAGGCCGTGCGCGATCGAGCAGAGCCCGAAGAAGCGATTCGGGTCGGGACGACTCTCGACGGAGCCCTTCAGAGCCGGGTTCGAAAGATCCTCGAGAGCCAGATCGCGGTGCTGGCCGAACGCCAGGTCAGCGATGGCGCCGCTCTGATCGTGAATCATCGCGCGGACGAGGTTCTGGCGTGGGTCAACGCGGGAGCTTTCGAAGCCGAGGCCGCGGGCAGCCAGATTGACGCGGTATTGACGCCCAGGCAACCGGGCTCGACACTCAAGCCATTTGTCTACGCGCTGGCGCTCGAGCAGGGCTGGACCGCCGCGACGGTCATTGACGATGCCCCGTTCAAGCGCCCCGTGGGTCGCGGTCAGCACGCGTTTCGGAACTACAGCCGGCGTTTCTACGGACCGGTGCGATTGCGCTCGGCGCTGGGCAACTCACTCAACATTCCAGCGGTGCGAGCGGCGGCGGAGGTCACCCCGGCGGCGCTGCTGGCGCGGCTCCAGGCGCTGGGATTCGAGAGCCTCGATCGGCACCCGGACTTCTACGGCGAGGGTCTTGCGCTCGGCAACGGTGAAGTGAGTTTGCTCGAGCTGGTTTCAGCCTACGCGATACTCGCCCGTGGCGGTCTGTATCGATCCTTTCGGCTGACCCGAGGAGATGCCGAACCTCGTGCCGAACGGCAAGTCTTCGACCGGGAGGTCAGTTCCTTGATCGCCGACATTCTCTCCGATCCGGAGGCTCGGCGCTTGGAGTTCTCGGCCAACGGCGTCCTGAGCTTTCCGACTCCCACGGCGGTCAAGACGGGAACCTCCAACGACTATCGAGATGCCTGGGCGGTGGGCTTCTCTGATCGCTACACGGCGGGAGTGTGGATGGGCAATCTGGATCTCAGGGAGATGCAGGGGGTGTCGGGCGCGCAGGGACCGGCCGTGGTCTTACGCGCGATCTTCTCCGAGCTCGAGCGGGAGAGCGAGCAGAAGAGCCTGTATCTGAGTCCGAAGCTCGGGCGTGCCGCGATCTGCTCCGAGAGCGGCAGTCGTCCAGCGCCTTCCTGTCCGACCACCACCGAGTGGTTTCGTCCCGGCCGCGTGCCGCTCGACATCTGTGCCCTCCATCGGGCGGATTCGCTCGAGGCGACCCGCCTCGCGGAGTTACCGACGACCGTCGATCCGTCGATCCGAGATACCGGCTCCAGTCGCGAAGCCGTTGAGCGCGAATCGGTGAGAGTCTGGCTCGCGCAGCCATCGCCGGGGCTCAACCTGGCCCAGGATCCTCGGATACCCGACGACATGGAAGCGTTTCCATTCGAGATCTCGGGCAAAGCTCGAATCACTCGGATCGAGTGGCTGGTAGACGGCATTGCGGCGGGTAAAACCGGCCCCGATGAGCGCCGGTTTCTCTGGCCGCTGGCTGCCGGCCGGCACGAAGCCCAGGCGCGCGTCTGGACGGGGGCGGCAGCCGACCCTGTGGTCACGGCGCCGGTGGCGTTCTACGTGAGGTAG
- a CDS encoding ParA family protein → MILALTNVKGGVGKTTTAVNLAAAFANSELRVLVVDLDPQGSASACLGVAPKDLEPSMADVLMGEVEAADALVDTGINRFDLLTGSMALANVNIALARKKNGERRLIETLRPITRRYDFILIDCPPGLSLLTINALAAARAYILPVLPHELSFDAIDRFFEGLEGARGYLRRQPELLGILMTMIDHRTNMTDEMSRKIRRKHSGKVFRTTIPVNVTLAEATKHGMTIFEYERWSPGAHAYSRLGAEVLRRMRDQGLA, encoded by the coding sequence ATGATCTTGGCGCTGACCAACGTGAAAGGTGGGGTAGGCAAGACTACGACCGCGGTCAATCTGGCGGCGGCCTTTGCCAACAGCGAGCTGCGCGTGCTGGTGGTGGATCTCGACCCCCAGGGCTCGGCTTCCGCCTGTCTCGGAGTGGCGCCGAAAGACCTCGAGCCGTCGATGGCAGACGTGCTCATGGGCGAGGTCGAGGCCGCGGATGCCCTGGTCGACACCGGTATCAATCGCTTTGACCTCCTGACCGGCTCGATGGCTCTCGCCAACGTCAACATCGCGCTGGCCCGGAAGAAGAACGGCGAGCGGCGGCTGATCGAGACCCTGCGGCCGATCACGCGGCGCTATGATTTCATCCTCATTGACTGCCCGCCGGGCCTGTCACTCTTGACTATCAACGCCCTGGCGGCCGCGCGTGCCTATATCCTTCCGGTGCTGCCGCACGAGCTCTCCTTCGATGCGATCGACCGTTTCTTCGAGGGCCTCGAGGGCGCCCGCGGCTACCTTCGCCGTCAGCCCGAGCTCCTCGGCATCCTGATGACGATGATCGACCATCGCACCAACATGACCGACGAGATGTCGCGCAAGATCCGCCGCAAACACAGCGGCAAGGTCTTTCGAACGACAATTCCGGTGAATGTGACCCTGGCTGAGGCCACCAAGCACGGCATGACGATTTTCGAGTACGAGCGCTGGTCGCCCGGCGCGCACGCCTACTCGCGCCTGGGAGCCGAAGTGCTCCGGCGTATGCGCGACCAGGGCCTGGCGTAG
- a CDS encoding large extracellular alpha-helical protein yields MSATRFRIDSTLKQVAAVLLLLVAPVAAESENLNVLRINPSGVDVPAQRQIVFQFDRKMVPVGRMDRTAAEIPITITPDPVCEWRWLNTSALACQLGQDNALVPATRYRIVVRPGLVAETGERLEEEVVHEFVTQRPKISHYWFDRWRSPGTPKIRLTFDQPVREESVAAHVFFGSLADRLPRVPRHSIRLEPVNEHGSSWNVSPDEELPLSTELALVVEPGVRSRRGAEAGIEEREVVVFKTFPEHRFLGVRCLDLDNKDVFVSVEPDSPDEPKCNPLGWVGLVFSSPVIKETLKSHLGVAPDLAGGREDYDPWENVYSYSRLTQVPTDHRYLNRLPEVLHAATEYRLTAKAEDLRDEFDRPLAADIDFRFFTDHRKPRFVLDNSTSTLEKGVDSHLPAVVTNLGEVKVRFDRLTATGEERGRRREMAIPEVPDVAFRYPLKVREWLDGESGAVVGHITTEPRLGSNWFFSQVTPFGIHAKTGFYNTLVWVTDLDTGEPVPGARVEVLKRVFRSMRGEAGALARAVTDASGLAVLPGAADLDPNREMAVRWLGYDNPHLIFRITKNDDYGLVPIANSYFVRTRGPNEVYIPRREKPQGGHITAWGLTPQGIYRAGDEIEYKIYVRREGNRRLEPAPPGVYELKVEDPQDRVVHERKEVELNAFGAFHGKFVVPKTGAVGWHRFTLRASFAKSESWSPLNVLVSDFTPAPFRVSTDLDAAHYREGDEVVVASRAALHSGGPYLEASTRVVATITPTVFVPTDPAFQCFRFATGTDVRSVTVHSGEAQTDDRGELETRFNLSASSVVYGRLTVETAVRDDRGKYVAGAAVAGFASRDRFVGIRQPDWVLQAGQAARVEVVVADEFGAAVAGAPVSISVEHRKTKASRVKGAGNAYLTQYTHAWETESTCEVESLDTVVACDFTPEHAGSYRLTATTRDSENRSVSSHIRRWVVGKGRVLWEEPPGNHLQIEPEKETLRVGETARYLIKNPFPGARALVTVERFGVIDKWVEVLDDSSQILEFEVKPDYLPGFYLSVVAMSPRVAPPPEDDRVDLGKPSFRMGYVRVPVRDPYKELRVQATPSGEVFKPRDKVSIEIQAADRQGGTPKMEFAVAVLDEAVFDLLTGGLELFDPYAGLYQLRPLDVLNHNLLTALIGWQKFEQKGADPGGGGSSDGALRSVFNFVSYWNPSIAADAEGRAEVDFEVPDNLTGWRVLVVAVTPDDYVGLGQASFKVNRPTEIRPALPNQVIEGDRFEARFTVMNRTDKKRKLKITGTAEGEVSGSPGFKAKLAAEPFRRYTVGFPVAAADSGEIRFEIRGGDRSDSDGLAVSIPVRRQKALQAAATYGSTTENRVEETVEFPVGIRTDVGRISVVASPSVIGSLEGAFEYLRDYPYVCWEQRLSKGVMAAHFLELRRFLDPDLVWEGAEQLPLSMLAEAADFQAPNGGMVYWRPHNDYVSPYLSAYTALAFGWLRELGYEIPSGVESRLHDYLGRLLRKDVFPAFYSKGMASSVRAVALAAMARAGKVTLLDLGRYRAHVPEMDLFGKAHYLQALKLTAGTDESRDEIENTILGHANETGGKIVFSESLDDGYARMLHSETRTNCSILSTLALRPEQRAGAGLAQLPFKLARSITQTRKQRHHWENTQENMFCSRALIEYSREFEAVEPNMTVRVAVGDESIGETVLDDARDPVVEFERKIAQKDPGTQTIVGLDRDGEGRLYYSVRLFYSPAALEQRRINSGISVRREYSVERDGGWVRLESPARVKQGELVRVDLFVDLPAPRNFVVVNDPVPGGLEPVNRELATASTIDADKATNVFPADSYYYEYGDWRRYAYTRWSFYHQELRHDSVRFYSDYLPAGRYLLSYVAQVIAPGEFTILPLYVEEMYDPDVFGQGLPGSLLAEALP; encoded by the coding sequence ATGTCGGCAACTCGCTTCCGGATCGACTCGACTTTGAAGCAGGTTGCCGCTGTGCTGCTGCTCCTCGTGGCACCAGTCGCCGCCGAATCCGAAAACCTCAACGTCCTCCGCATCAATCCGAGCGGCGTCGACGTTCCGGCGCAGCGCCAGATCGTCTTTCAATTCGATCGGAAGATGGTGCCCGTTGGGCGCATGGACCGCACGGCCGCCGAGATCCCGATCACCATCACACCGGATCCGGTTTGCGAATGGCGCTGGCTCAACACGTCGGCGTTGGCGTGCCAACTTGGCCAGGACAACGCTCTCGTACCGGCGACCCGCTACCGCATTGTGGTGCGACCCGGCTTGGTAGCCGAAACCGGCGAGCGCCTAGAAGAGGAAGTGGTTCACGAGTTCGTGACCCAGCGGCCGAAGATCAGTCACTACTGGTTCGATCGGTGGCGATCGCCGGGGACACCGAAGATCCGGCTTACGTTCGATCAGCCGGTGCGAGAGGAGAGCGTGGCCGCGCACGTTTTCTTCGGCTCGCTAGCCGATCGTCTCCCGCGTGTGCCCCGTCATTCGATCCGGCTCGAGCCGGTCAACGAGCACGGATCTTCCTGGAATGTCTCACCGGACGAGGAGTTGCCGCTGTCGACCGAGCTGGCGCTGGTGGTCGAGCCCGGCGTCAGGTCGCGCCGGGGCGCGGAAGCCGGCATCGAGGAGCGGGAGGTCGTGGTCTTCAAGACCTTTCCCGAACACCGCTTCCTGGGCGTGCGCTGTCTCGACCTCGACAACAAGGACGTTTTCGTCTCGGTCGAACCGGATTCGCCGGACGAGCCGAAATGCAACCCGCTGGGTTGGGTCGGTTTGGTCTTTTCCTCTCCGGTCATCAAGGAAACGCTGAAGAGCCACCTCGGCGTTGCGCCCGATCTTGCCGGCGGCCGGGAGGACTACGACCCCTGGGAGAACGTTTACTCCTACTCCCGGCTGACTCAAGTCCCGACGGACCATCGCTATCTGAATCGGCTGCCCGAGGTGTTACACGCGGCCACCGAGTACCGGCTGACCGCGAAGGCAGAGGATCTTCGCGACGAGTTCGATCGTCCGCTGGCGGCGGACATCGACTTTCGCTTCTTCACAGATCATCGCAAGCCGCGCTTTGTCCTCGACAACTCGACCTCGACGCTTGAAAAAGGGGTCGACAGCCATCTTCCGGCAGTGGTGACCAACCTCGGTGAGGTCAAGGTTCGCTTCGACCGGCTGACCGCGACCGGCGAAGAGCGCGGCAGGCGGCGCGAGATGGCGATCCCCGAAGTGCCCGACGTCGCGTTCCGATACCCGCTCAAGGTGCGCGAGTGGCTCGATGGCGAGTCCGGCGCCGTGGTGGGGCACATCACCACCGAGCCGCGCCTGGGCAGCAACTGGTTCTTCTCGCAGGTCACGCCGTTCGGGATTCATGCCAAGACCGGCTTCTACAACACCCTGGTCTGGGTGACCGACCTCGACACCGGGGAGCCGGTGCCGGGAGCGCGGGTCGAGGTGCTGAAGCGGGTGTTCAGGTCGATGCGAGGAGAGGCGGGCGCACTGGCACGAGCGGTCACCGACGCCTCCGGTCTGGCGGTTCTTCCCGGAGCCGCCGACTTGGATCCCAATCGCGAGATGGCGGTTCGCTGGCTCGGCTACGACAACCCCCATCTCATCTTCAGGATCACGAAGAACGACGACTACGGGCTGGTGCCGATCGCCAACAGCTATTTCGTGCGCACGCGGGGGCCCAACGAGGTCTACATCCCGCGGCGCGAGAAGCCCCAGGGCGGCCACATCACGGCCTGGGGCCTGACGCCGCAGGGAATCTACCGGGCCGGCGACGAGATCGAATACAAGATCTACGTTCGCCGCGAGGGCAACCGTCGACTCGAGCCGGCGCCCCCGGGCGTTTACGAGCTCAAGGTCGAGGACCCGCAGGATCGGGTCGTCCACGAGCGCAAGGAGGTGGAGCTCAACGCCTTTGGAGCCTTTCACGGCAAGTTCGTGGTGCCCAAGACCGGAGCGGTGGGATGGCATCGATTCACGCTCAGGGCGAGTTTCGCCAAGAGTGAATCCTGGAGCCCGCTGAACGTCCTGGTCAGTGATTTCACGCCGGCCCCCTTTCGTGTCTCGACCGACCTCGACGCCGCCCATTATCGGGAAGGAGACGAAGTGGTCGTGGCGAGCCGGGCGGCGCTGCACTCCGGTGGGCCGTACCTCGAGGCCTCGACCCGCGTGGTGGCGACGATAACTCCCACCGTCTTCGTTCCGACCGATCCCGCGTTCCAGTGCTTCCGTTTCGCAACCGGTACCGACGTCCGGTCGGTGACCGTCCACAGCGGGGAGGCTCAGACCGACGATCGTGGCGAGCTCGAAACCCGGTTCAATCTGTCGGCGTCTTCGGTGGTCTATGGCCGGTTGACGGTCGAGACCGCGGTCCGGGACGATCGCGGCAAGTACGTGGCCGGAGCCGCCGTCGCCGGCTTCGCGTCCCGCGACCGGTTCGTCGGTATTCGACAGCCCGACTGGGTTCTTCAGGCCGGCCAGGCCGCGCGTGTCGAGGTGGTGGTGGCCGACGAGTTCGGCGCCGCGGTTGCGGGAGCCCCGGTGTCGATCTCGGTCGAGCATCGCAAGACCAAGGCCTCACGGGTCAAGGGAGCCGGGAACGCCTACCTGACGCAGTACACGCACGCCTGGGAAACCGAGTCCACTTGCGAGGTCGAGTCTCTGGACACCGTCGTCGCATGTGACTTCACGCCCGAGCACGCCGGTTCCTACCGGCTCACCGCGACCACTCGGGACAGCGAAAACCGTTCCGTCAGCAGCCACATCCGGAGATGGGTGGTCGGCAAGGGGCGCGTCCTCTGGGAGGAGCCACCGGGCAACCATCTCCAGATCGAGCCCGAGAAAGAGACACTCCGAGTCGGCGAGACCGCCCGTTACCTGATCAAGAACCCATTCCCGGGCGCCCGGGCGCTGGTCACCGTCGAGCGCTTCGGGGTCATCGACAAGTGGGTCGAGGTTCTCGACGATAGTTCACAGATCCTCGAGTTTGAGGTCAAGCCGGACTACCTGCCCGGCTTCTATCTTTCGGTGGTCGCCATGTCGCCGCGGGTCGCGCCGCCACCTGAGGATGATCGGGTCGATCTGGGCAAACCGAGTTTTCGCATGGGCTACGTCAGGGTGCCTGTCCGAGATCCCTACAAGGAGCTCCGAGTCCAAGCCACCCCGAGCGGTGAGGTCTTCAAACCCCGCGACAAGGTCTCGATCGAGATCCAGGCGGCCGATCGCCAGGGTGGAACGCCGAAGATGGAGTTCGCGGTCGCAGTGCTGGATGAAGCGGTCTTCGATCTTTTGACCGGCGGTCTCGAGCTCTTCGATCCGTATGCCGGCCTCTACCAGCTGCGCCCGTTGGACGTCCTCAACCACAACCTGCTCACGGCGCTGATCGGTTGGCAGAAGTTCGAGCAGAAGGGCGCCGACCCGGGAGGTGGGGGCAGCTCGGATGGGGCCTTGCGCAGCGTTTTCAACTTCGTGAGCTACTGGAACCCGTCAATTGCGGCCGATGCCGAGGGCCGAGCCGAAGTCGACTTCGAGGTGCCTGACAACCTGACCGGCTGGCGAGTGCTGGTGGTCGCGGTGACGCCCGACGACTACGTCGGGCTGGGTCAGGCGAGTTTCAAGGTGAACCGTCCGACCGAGATTCGGCCGGCTCTGCCCAACCAGGTGATCGAAGGAGATCGCTTCGAGGCTCGATTCACCGTTATGAATCGCACCGACAAGAAGCGCAAGCTCAAGATCACCGGAACGGCCGAGGGTGAGGTCAGCGGCTCCCCGGGCTTCAAGGCCAAGCTCGCAGCGGAGCCGTTTCGGAGGTACACGGTCGGTTTCCCGGTCGCCGCCGCCGATTCCGGCGAGATTCGCTTCGAGATTCGGGGTGGGGATCGCAGCGACTCGGACGGCCTGGCGGTCTCGATACCCGTGCGGAGACAGAAGGCGCTTCAGGCTGCGGCTACCTACGGCAGCACGACCGAGAACCGGGTCGAAGAAACCGTGGAGTTTCCGGTCGGGATTCGAACCGATGTCGGCCGGATCAGCGTAGTCGCGAGCCCGTCGGTGATCGGCTCGTTGGAAGGCGCCTTCGAGTACTTGCGCGACTATCCCTATGTTTGCTGGGAACAGAGACTGAGCAAAGGCGTCATGGCGGCTCACTTTCTCGAGCTGCGCCGATTCCTGGATCCCGACCTGGTCTGGGAAGGCGCCGAGCAGTTGCCGCTCTCGATGCTCGCGGAGGCCGCCGATTTTCAGGCACCCAATGGCGGCATGGTCTACTGGCGGCCGCACAACGACTACGTCAGTCCGTATCTGAGCGCCTACACGGCACTGGCATTCGGCTGGCTCCGCGAGCTGGGCTACGAGATTCCGTCGGGCGTCGAGTCCCGGCTTCACGACTATCTCGGACGCTTGTTGCGCAAGGATGTCTTTCCGGCCTTCTACAGCAAAGGCATGGCGTCGAGCGTGCGCGCCGTGGCCCTGGCGGCGATGGCGCGCGCGGGGAAGGTGACTTTGCTCGATCTGGGGCGCTACAGAGCTCACGTTCCGGAGATGGACCTGTTCGGCAAGGCCCACTATCTTCAAGCCCTGAAGCTCACCGCGGGAACCGACGAATCGCGAGACGAGATCGAGAACACGATTCTCGGCCACGCCAATGAAACGGGAGGCAAGATCGTCTTCTCCGAAAGCCTGGATGACGGCTACGCTCGGATGCTCCATTCCGAGACCCGGACGAACTGCTCGATTCTGAGCACTCTGGCTCTTCGGCCCGAGCAGCGGGCAGGAGCCGGTTTGGCCCAACTGCCCTTCAAGCTGGCGCGTTCGATCACGCAAACCCGCAAGCAACGGCACCACTGGGAGAACACTCAGGAGAACATGTTCTGTTCCCGGGCGCTGATCGAGTACAGTCGCGAATTCGAGGCCGTCGAGCCGAACATGACGGTCCGAGTCGCTGTCGGCGACGAGTCAATCGGCGAGACGGTGCTCGACGACGCACGGGACCCCGTCGTCGAATTCGAGCGCAAGATCGCGCAGAAAGATCCGGGTACCCAGACGATCGTCGGTCTGGATCGGGACGGTGAGGGCCGCCTCTACTACTCGGTGCGGCTCTTTTATTCACCAGCGGCGCTCGAGCAGCGGCGGATCAACTCGGGGATCTCGGTGCGTCGCGAGTATAGCGTCGAGCGCGACGGAGGCTGGGTCAGGCTCGAGAGCCCGGCAAGGGTGAAACAGGGCGAGCTGGTTCGGGTGGACCTGTTCGTCGACCTACCGGCGCCGCGCAACTTCGTGGTCGTGAACGATCCCGTCCCGGGCGGCCTGGAGCCGGTGAACCGCGAGCTGGCAACGGCGTCGACGATCGACGCCGACAAGGCTACGAATGTCTTCCCTGCCGATTCCTACTACTACGAGTACGGCGATTGGCGGCGCTACGCTTACACGCGCTGGAGCTTCTACCACCAGGAGCTGCGGCATGACTCGGTTCGCTTCTATTCGGACTATCTGCCCGCGGGCCGGTATCTTCTTTCCTACGTCGCGCAGGTCATCGCTCCGGGCGAGTTCACCATCCTGCCGCTCTACGTCGAGGAGATGTACGACCCCGACGTCTTTGGTCAAGGACTTCCCGGGTCGTTGCTGGCAGAAGCGCTGCCATGA
- a CDS encoding bifunctional metallophosphatase/5'-nucleotidase: MHPGSRTVYVDFDDVLCATARGFLDVLRREFGKTIEFEDIVDFDLGRSFALAPAELERFFDAVHEADVLAGFEPVEGAFEALSAWQELGYEIEVVTGRPPDTRKASEAWLAAHEVAYDDLTFVAKYDHAPGGTPLDEIVARDYAWVVEDSFATAERLAIGGHRVHLLDRPWNRLASRADDKIRRCADWNEVRLSVEA; the protein is encoded by the coding sequence ATGCACCCCGGATCGCGAACGGTCTACGTGGACTTCGACGACGTCCTCTGCGCGACCGCGCGAGGATTCCTCGATGTCCTGCGTCGAGAGTTCGGCAAGACGATCGAGTTCGAAGACATCGTGGATTTCGATCTCGGCCGGTCGTTCGCGCTTGCGCCTGCCGAGCTCGAGCGTTTTTTCGACGCCGTCCACGAGGCCGATGTTCTGGCCGGCTTCGAGCCCGTGGAAGGCGCGTTCGAGGCTCTGTCGGCCTGGCAGGAGCTCGGCTACGAGATCGAGGTCGTTACCGGCCGCCCGCCCGACACCCGCAAAGCCTCGGAGGCCTGGCTCGCGGCGCACGAGGTGGCCTATGACGACTTGACCTTCGTCGCAAAGTACGACCATGCTCCCGGTGGCACACCCTTGGACGAGATCGTGGCGCGCGACTATGCCTGGGTGGTGGAGGATTCATTCGCGACCGCCGAGCGGTTGGCGATCGGTGGCCATCGCGTGCACCTGCTCGACCGGCCGTGGAACCGGCTCGCGTCGCGAGCCGACGACAAGATCCGGCGCTGCGCCGATTGGAACGAAGTCCGGCTCTCGGTCGAGGCGTGA